Proteins co-encoded in one Streptomyces liliiviolaceus genomic window:
- a CDS encoding DUF6221 family protein, producing the protein MPVVTRLMSFLGDRWQEEQRDAALFHEFDCPGPVQAGRVSRCSCPCPAQILDRVATDRRIVRDCEQRIRREQDRGLCWSVESVRAFQVMKAFALPYELHPGWQESWRP; encoded by the coding sequence GTGCCTGTCGTCACCCGTCTGATGTCGTTCCTCGGGGACCGGTGGCAGGAGGAGCAGCGCGATGCCGCGCTCTTCCATGAGTTTGACTGCCCTGGTCCTGTACAGGCCGGACGCGTCAGCCGCTGCTCCTGCCCCTGTCCTGCCCAGATCCTCGACCGGGTTGCCACCGATCGGCGGATCGTGCGGGACTGCGAGCAGCGCATAAGACGGGAGCAGGACAGGGGCTTGTGCTGGTCTGTGGAGTCGGTCCGTGCTTTTCAGGTCATGAAGGCCTTCGCGCTGCCCTACGAACTGCACCCCGGATGGCAGGAGTCCTGGCGTCCCTGA
- a CDS encoding PIN domain-containing protein, whose translation MSEFALVARRTLYQRGPLRRALLDTSVLTSDVIAATTRREPSSFVAGARAGTVRCLIPVHVAEEVPRVLGDRHREGGGRFDLGRALDLWESQYLPVLYVVDATGLPQTPEARVLAGRDPSDVPMLLLAGVIAPVVIIGTDPDLLDSGLAVGAWRDLRSALGDVGVTEGRMADLERQADVLINITGNVVQGVMRRSGPKQLAVAAAVIAPVAGALYLRQRKRPRVGPQRQPWLPTLVEYASARLAVHVERHTRGEDRWRPAERGTPGDTLLHLVARTLVGSREPLTRTAIVERLGEAVPGVGHMVRMAAVLEVLTAHAMFVDVTGRGHWRVGRLGGR comes from the coding sequence ATGAGTGAGTTTGCGCTGGTCGCACGGCGCACCTTGTATCAGCGCGGGCCGCTGCGCCGCGCGTTGCTGGACACGTCCGTGCTGACTTCGGACGTCATTGCGGCCACTACGCGGCGGGAGCCGTCGTCATTCGTTGCCGGGGCGCGGGCGGGGACGGTGCGGTGCCTGATTCCGGTGCACGTGGCGGAGGAAGTGCCGCGGGTGCTGGGCGACCGGCACCGTGAGGGCGGTGGCCGGTTCGATCTGGGGCGGGCGCTGGACCTGTGGGAGTCCCAGTACCTGCCCGTTCTGTACGTCGTGGACGCCACGGGTCTGCCGCAGACGCCCGAGGCGAGGGTGCTGGCCGGGCGGGATCCGTCCGACGTGCCGATGCTGTTGCTGGCCGGGGTGATCGCTCCGGTGGTCATCATCGGGACCGATCCGGACCTGCTCGACAGCGGGCTCGCGGTCGGCGCATGGAGAGACCTGCGCTCGGCTCTGGGTGATGTCGGGGTGACGGAGGGCCGGATGGCCGACCTGGAGCGCCAGGCCGACGTCCTGATCAACATCACGGGCAACGTGGTCCAGGGGGTGATGCGGCGCAGTGGTCCGAAGCAGCTCGCGGTCGCAGCCGCGGTGATCGCCCCGGTGGCCGGGGCGCTGTACCTGCGGCAGCGCAAGCGCCCGCGCGTTGGTCCGCAGCGGCAGCCGTGGCTGCCCACGCTGGTGGAGTACGCCTCGGCGCGGCTGGCCGTACATGTCGAGCGGCACACCCGTGGTGAGGACCGGTGGCGGCCGGCGGAGCGGGGAACGCCCGGCGACACGCTGCTGCACCTGGTCGCCCGGACGCTGGTCGGCTCCCGGGAGCCCTTGACCCGCACGGCGATCGTGGAGCGCCTCGGCGAGGCTGTCCCCGGAGTGGGGCACATGGTGCGGATGGCGGCCGTCCTGGAGGTGCTGACCGCTCACGCGATGTTCGTGGACGTCACGGGGCGGGGGCACTGGCGGGTCGGCCGCCTCGGCGGCAGGTAA
- a CDS encoding DUF6292 family protein, with translation MEVGAMLLNPPGPLPADLLPHWPYARALDQALTGRGIPPGAVRVERAYGAPETAVLLVLGWDASRCAGQGGIRLGWSDDSGWSHALIRPVGSAVSRGPLAALRRVFAAPEAVADVAHALVTGGFGDYARQWHEQWDGARDVREGIGAFRQAVGQRTAPKSSDGRSAPALRCAYE, from the coding sequence GTGGAGGTGGGTGCGATGCTGCTCAACCCGCCGGGACCGCTGCCCGCCGACCTGCTGCCGCACTGGCCGTACGCCCGCGCCCTCGATCAGGCGCTCACCGGCCGCGGCATCCCGCCGGGCGCGGTGCGGGTGGAACGCGCCTACGGCGCCCCCGAGACCGCGGTGCTCCTGGTCCTCGGATGGGATGCCAGCCGGTGCGCGGGCCAGGGCGGCATCCGGCTCGGGTGGAGCGATGACAGCGGCTGGTCCCACGCCCTGATCCGCCCTGTCGGGTCCGCGGTCTCCCGCGGCCCGCTGGCCGCGCTGCGCCGGGTGTTCGCTGCGCCGGAGGCGGTCGCGGACGTGGCGCACGCGCTGGTGACCGGCGGGTTCGGCGACTACGCCCGGCAGTGGCACGAGCAATGGGACGGTGCCCGGGACGTGCGCGAGGGGATCGGAGCGTTCCGGCAGGCCGTTGGCCAGCGCACGGCCCCGAAATCCTCTGACGGTCGGTCAGCGCCCGCATTACGATGCGCTTATGAGTGA
- a CDS encoding HNH endonuclease family protein, translated as MIKTALRGLAAAALIVLPYATVPPAHAAESLPLAAAVDRLTPGAESREGYQRTSFKHWNAGNNPTDGCNTRAEVLIAEAVDAPDVGPGCRLTGGRWWSYYDATWVTSASGLDIDHMVPLAEAWDSGASTWTPQRRETYANDQGADTSLVAVTGRSNRSKSDKDPADWMPPAPDETVRCTYAAQWVGTKLRWNLTADDTELTALRNIADGCPLETVTYEPVV; from the coding sequence GTGATCAAAACTGCTCTGCGGGGCCTCGCAGCCGCCGCCCTCATCGTCCTGCCCTACGCCACTGTCCCGCCGGCCCACGCGGCGGAGAGCCTGCCGCTCGCCGCGGCCGTCGACCGCCTCACCCCCGGCGCCGAGTCGCGGGAGGGCTACCAGCGCACCTCCTTCAAACACTGGAACGCCGGCAACAACCCCACCGACGGCTGCAACACCCGAGCCGAGGTACTCATCGCGGAGGCCGTCGACGCCCCGGACGTCGGCCCCGGCTGCCGGCTCACCGGCGGCCGATGGTGGTCCTACTACGACGCAACCTGGGTCACCTCCGCATCCGGCCTGGACATCGACCACATGGTGCCCCTCGCCGAAGCCTGGGACTCCGGCGCCTCCACCTGGACACCCCAGCGCCGCGAGACCTACGCCAACGACCAGGGCGCGGACACGTCCCTGGTCGCCGTCACCGGCCGCTCCAACCGCAGCAAGAGCGACAAGGACCCGGCCGACTGGATGCCACCCGCCCCCGACGAAACCGTCCGCTGCACGTACGCCGCACAGTGGGTCGGCACGAAACTGCGCTGGAACCTGACCGCCGACGACACCGAACTCACCGCCCTCCGCAACATCGCCGACGGCTGTCCGCTGGAGACCGTGACGTACGAACCTGTCGTGTAG
- a CDS encoding PadR family transcriptional regulator, translating to MADPKMTPHTQTVLRVLMGQDAGGERRSAVLTTGLYGLELSKMTDLPNGTLFPLLERLRQAGWVERYWEQDDIAEEEGRPRRRFFRLTRKGAEAAPLALAVATAAAPSSGRTASRPGLVGGHL from the coding sequence ATGGCCGATCCGAAAATGACCCCGCATACGCAGACCGTGCTGCGCGTGCTTATGGGACAGGACGCCGGCGGCGAACGCCGCAGCGCGGTCCTGACCACCGGGCTTTACGGGCTCGAACTGTCCAAGATGACCGACCTGCCCAACGGCACCCTCTTTCCCTTGCTCGAACGCCTCCGCCAAGCCGGATGGGTCGAGCGCTACTGGGAACAGGATGACATTGCGGAGGAAGAGGGCCGCCCCCGCCGCCGCTTCTTCCGCCTCACCCGTAAGGGGGCCGAGGCGGCGCCGCTCGCGCTCGCCGTGGCCACCGCCGCAGCCCCGTCCTCCGGCCGCACCGCCAGCCGTCCCGGTCTCGTCGGAGGCCACCTGTAA
- a CDS encoding ParB/RepB/Spo0J family partition protein — protein MSVADKLGTGSSFGQVPRGRSARGRAKAVAQGDVPTYELVRLHLDEVSPTPLNPRRNFGTDEDKTRFGEELRQAQLAACVAVTRDAYLALWPEQAERIGPVQHVLVNGERRFRSAVHVGLDALDFVVRDDLASSREQFINHLLKENLDREDFDVIERARGVQQLVDVCAEQSGRGARSRAAEQLGKDRSWVTNQLSLLELPEELQAMLSVGTLPERDGRSLARHLKDNPDADAAVLLDHLKQVKESAAQARRQEKAVLEAAPDTPPAPRETSLLSADNKLAEPEPEPEPGAVEMEAPTELLSADNKLASSAGAVPQGSSVVEAIGPSGGPAPGESSAPLPGQRHDVVIDAVGAGEQQRGSQPKKLPYDDPTYVAMHLEQKMESADFLEATRLMTARCWDKAGTEPSLELLKGLLRTAAQREPDSLRALLAEHATDVPTS, from the coding sequence ATGAGCGTCGCAGACAAGCTGGGCACCGGATCATCGTTCGGCCAGGTACCGCGCGGTCGCAGCGCCCGCGGCCGCGCCAAGGCCGTCGCCCAGGGTGACGTACCGACCTACGAGCTCGTACGCCTCCACCTGGACGAGGTCTCCCCCACCCCGCTCAACCCGCGCCGCAACTTCGGCACGGACGAGGACAAGACACGCTTCGGCGAGGAACTGCGCCAGGCCCAGCTGGCTGCCTGCGTGGCGGTCACCCGCGACGCCTATCTGGCGCTGTGGCCCGAGCAGGCGGAACGGATCGGACCTGTCCAGCACGTTCTCGTCAACGGCGAACGCCGCTTCCGCAGCGCCGTCCACGTCGGGCTCGACGCCCTGGACTTCGTTGTCCGCGACGACCTCGCCTCCTCCCGCGAGCAGTTCATCAACCACCTGCTCAAGGAGAACCTCGACCGCGAAGACTTCGACGTCATAGAGCGGGCCCGCGGCGTGCAACAACTCGTCGACGTCTGCGCGGAGCAGTCAGGGCGAGGCGCTCGTTCCCGTGCTGCCGAGCAGTTGGGCAAGGACCGGTCCTGGGTGACGAACCAGCTCTCGCTGCTGGAGCTCCCGGAGGAGTTGCAGGCCATGCTTAGCGTCGGCACCTTGCCGGAACGCGATGGCCGGTCCCTCGCCCGCCATTTGAAGGACAACCCGGACGCCGACGCGGCGGTCCTGCTGGACCATCTCAAGCAGGTGAAGGAGTCGGCTGCCCAGGCCAGGCGGCAGGAGAAGGCGGTTCTGGAAGCGGCACCGGACACCCCGCCCGCACCGCGAGAGACGAGTTTGTTGTCCGCGGACAACAAACTCGCGGAGCCGGAACCCGAGCCGGAGCCGGGCGCGGTCGAGATGGAAGCACCCACGGAGTTGTTGTCCGCGGACAACAAACTGGCGAGTTCGGCTGGCGCCGTGCCCCAGGGCTCCTCTGTAGTGGAGGCGATCGGACCGTCTGGCGGGCCGGCACCGGGGGAGTCTTCGGCACCGCTGCCGGGCCAGCGACACGATGTGGTCATCGACGCCGTCGGCGCGGGAGAACAGCAGCGGGGGAGTCAGCCGAAGAAGCTGCCGTACGACGATCCGACGTACGTGGCCATGCACCTTGAGCAGAAGATGGAGTCTGCGGACTTCCTGGAAGCCACGCGATTGATGACGGCAAGGTGCTGGGACAAGGCCGGCACGGAGCCGTCCCTGGAACTGCTGAAGGGCCTGCTCCGGACGGCGGCGCAACGCGAACCGGACTCGTTGCGTGCACTGCTTGCAGAACACGCAACGGATGTCCCGACATCCTGA
- a CDS encoding coiled-coil domain-containing protein, with amino-acid sequence MNVARPGRPLGPVAKGLQLPVSGWVQVFRTVVVEQLLGGEDPLTLEQVSAHLMACAVERPDERLRPVGAAGADRLQSVQSGRGETSVQRMVSGRLVPTRDVVLDLLQLLEDRGLRPGEADLEELWRLYRPALRSRRPDVAEAYDIIDERDAAQSETAGLRQQVGVLQADQRRALLSLTRAGVNLLGAHRALAASQKELTAATDSREFARAEEHEARAHLEAAVDRLDRLKDAYEQMREQAETLQREAAADRTQWQERQALLLERLAHAEEALAQAVHDAEGARRDLEHERRTADAAFRTAREAQRQATAGQADAVTARQEAAAAEARRLQEAAAAQHALSEAEGHHTQAMNAITHLEAELRQTRTELWRAQQRLLRADNELVQAMRERAVEADAQDVLSQALTALQTDGWSTGRALIPAGPESTTEPRPEGPGPVPGRPHTPPAPDAAPPLKRLPKQTSAGAAPPTGTSAAAPHTPGGKAGTRTAEQGPAGSQAEAAPREGKPAAQRAGTRPRKPEPDHSLGHTKKIALVAVVAVAVAGGVSALAWWSWDRDTSRSADRESPTPSATAKQSKVPSLPAKPAQDSVADIGDQPVNTAAIMKLPVCAASAVSPRVRSERNVFTDRDPRLTLTVKAASKAAGLPCRVNVGRGEAVLMLTPAAGDAAVWKSSQCASDRGGPRWLELTGTRPVTVDFRWNRRSSRDCSKDTAAPYGTYLAEAVLKGAPKTQSSFVLAGEEAEQPVRTPSTTPPPQQPDSSPEETDSSNGSSGGSDGGFIGGPESTPSSTAPSPSDDPTGADGANGGGDGGDNGGLFGGSSS; translated from the coding sequence ATGAACGTGGCACGTCCGGGTCGGCCGTTGGGGCCGGTTGCCAAGGGCTTACAGCTGCCGGTGAGCGGTTGGGTGCAGGTGTTCCGCACCGTGGTGGTGGAGCAACTGCTGGGCGGGGAGGATCCGCTGACGCTGGAGCAGGTGTCCGCGCACCTGATGGCGTGCGCTGTGGAACGGCCGGATGAGCGGCTACGGCCGGTGGGCGCGGCGGGGGCGGACCGGCTGCAGAGTGTGCAGTCCGGGCGTGGGGAGACGTCGGTGCAGCGGATGGTGTCCGGGCGGCTGGTCCCGACCCGCGATGTGGTGCTGGACCTTCTGCAGCTGCTGGAGGACCGTGGCCTGCGGCCCGGTGAAGCCGACCTGGAAGAGTTGTGGCGGCTGTACCGGCCGGCCTTGCGCAGCCGCCGTCCCGATGTCGCGGAGGCCTACGACATCATCGACGAACGCGACGCCGCCCAGAGCGAGACCGCGGGGCTGCGCCAGCAGGTCGGCGTGCTCCAAGCCGATCAGCGCCGGGCCCTGCTGTCCCTCACCCGGGCCGGGGTGAACCTGCTGGGCGCCCACCGTGCACTGGCGGCCTCACAGAAGGAACTGACCGCCGCCACCGATTCCAGGGAGTTTGCCCGAGCAGAAGAGCACGAGGCACGAGCCCATCTGGAGGCGGCCGTAGACCGCCTGGACCGGCTCAAGGACGCTTACGAGCAGATGCGTGAACAGGCCGAAACCCTGCAGCGGGAAGCCGCAGCGGACCGCACACAGTGGCAAGAACGCCAGGCGCTGCTGCTCGAACGCCTGGCGCACGCCGAGGAAGCCCTCGCCCAGGCCGTCCACGACGCCGAAGGCGCCCGCCGGGATCTGGAACACGAACGCCGCACCGCGGATGCTGCCTTCCGCACGGCGCGCGAGGCCCAGCGACAGGCGACCGCCGGACAGGCCGACGCCGTCACCGCCCGTCAGGAAGCCGCGGCCGCTGAAGCGCGACGACTGCAGGAGGCAGCCGCCGCACAGCACGCGCTGAGCGAAGCCGAAGGCCACCACACGCAGGCGATGAACGCCATCACCCACCTGGAAGCGGAACTGCGCCAGACCCGCACCGAGTTGTGGCGCGCACAACAGCGCCTGCTGCGCGCGGACAACGAACTGGTCCAGGCGATGCGGGAACGGGCGGTGGAAGCCGACGCCCAGGATGTTCTGTCCCAGGCCCTGACCGCGCTGCAGACGGACGGTTGGTCCACCGGGCGCGCGCTGATTCCCGCAGGCCCTGAATCAACCACCGAGCCCAGGCCAGAAGGCCCCGGCCCGGTCCCGGGCCGCCCGCACACACCGCCCGCTCCAGACGCTGCCCCGCCCCTGAAACGGCTGCCGAAGCAGACCTCAGCAGGGGCCGCCCCGCCCACCGGTACATCAGCAGCCGCTCCGCACACGCCTGGAGGAAAGGCCGGTACCCGTACAGCCGAGCAGGGCCCGGCAGGCAGTCAAGCGGAAGCCGCACCACGTGAGGGGAAACCAGCTGCGCAGCGCGCGGGCACGCGTCCGCGCAAGCCCGAACCGGACCACAGCCTGGGACATACGAAGAAGATCGCGCTTGTGGCCGTCGTTGCTGTCGCGGTGGCGGGCGGCGTCTCCGCCCTGGCGTGGTGGTCCTGGGACCGGGATACCTCGCGCAGTGCCGACCGCGAATCGCCAACGCCCAGTGCGACGGCGAAACAGTCGAAAGTACCGAGCCTGCCTGCCAAGCCGGCCCAGGACTCGGTTGCCGATATCGGCGACCAGCCTGTCAACACTGCTGCGATCATGAAACTGCCGGTGTGTGCCGCCTCTGCTGTCTCTCCGCGGGTGAGGTCGGAGCGCAACGTGTTCACCGACAGGGATCCGCGCCTGACCCTGACCGTCAAGGCTGCCTCGAAGGCGGCCGGGCTTCCCTGCCGGGTGAACGTTGGCCGTGGTGAAGCGGTCCTCATGCTCACGCCCGCCGCAGGGGATGCCGCGGTGTGGAAGTCCTCGCAGTGCGCCAGCGACCGGGGCGGGCCGCGCTGGCTTGAGCTGACCGGGACCCGGCCTGTCACCGTGGACTTCCGCTGGAATCGGCGCAGCAGCAGGGACTGCTCGAAGGACACCGCGGCCCCCTACGGCACCTACCTCGCCGAAGCGGTCCTCAAGGGTGCCCCTAAAACGCAGAGCAGCTTCGTCCTGGCTGGCGAGGAAGCCGAACAGCCCGTCAGGACCCCGTCCACCACACCCCCGCCTCAGCAACCGGACTCCTCACCGGAGGAGACCGACTCGTCCAACGGCTCCTCAGGAGGCTCCGACGGAGGCTTCATCGGAGGACCCGAGAGCACGCCGTCTTCGACGGCCCCCAGCCCGTCCGACGACCCGACCGGAGCAGACGGCGCCAACGGAGGCGGCGACGGCGGAGACAACGGTGGTCTTTTCGGCGGTTCCAGCAGCTGA
- a CDS encoding ParA family protein has translation MTAPYDPSDREKVVAKLPAELRKELKVRAAELGKDIQDAVTEGVEAWRKAKERPAVDTSGGTSFATYLPAGLYGKLKQDSKTRNISYNQAIAQSIRLWLDGNPSPRPQSPRATGARRIIFGNQKGGVGKTSVSAGVAQALAESGHRTLLIDFDPQGHLTKQLGYPLLDIDNASLAKHMLGEARGALNELLVPIKGGDFEEHLWLLPACKDAFLLDAKLATSRSVRIKETALEKALDPLEQDFDYIVVDCPPSLGYAMDTALYYCRTRENEEANTSGIVIPVLAEDSSADAYDMLYEQIQDLTEDLNVLIAMLGFVVNMYDSRKGYVATSSLDEWNNIGDPPVLAIVPELKDQREAVRVKKPLLVHAPYGDQAGVMRTAARRIST, from the coding sequence ATGACCGCGCCATACGACCCGAGTGATCGGGAAAAGGTAGTAGCCAAGCTGCCTGCTGAGCTGCGCAAAGAACTGAAGGTCCGGGCTGCGGAACTGGGCAAGGACATCCAGGACGCCGTCACCGAGGGCGTCGAAGCCTGGCGGAAAGCCAAGGAACGACCGGCCGTTGACACCAGCGGCGGTACCTCCTTCGCGACCTACCTCCCGGCCGGGCTGTACGGCAAGCTCAAGCAGGACAGCAAGACCCGCAACATCTCCTACAACCAGGCCATCGCGCAGTCGATCCGCTTGTGGCTCGACGGCAACCCCTCTCCCCGGCCTCAGAGCCCGCGGGCCACCGGGGCCCGCCGGATCATCTTCGGGAACCAGAAGGGCGGCGTCGGCAAGACGTCGGTCTCCGCCGGTGTCGCCCAGGCGCTCGCCGAGTCCGGACACCGCACCCTGCTCATCGACTTCGACCCGCAAGGCCACCTCACCAAGCAGCTCGGCTATCCGCTGCTTGACATCGACAACGCGAGCCTCGCCAAGCACATGCTGGGCGAAGCCAGGGGCGCGCTGAACGAACTGCTCGTGCCGATAAAGGGCGGCGACTTCGAGGAGCACCTCTGGCTGCTCCCCGCCTGCAAGGACGCGTTCCTGCTCGATGCGAAGCTGGCGACCAGCAGGTCCGTGCGTATCAAGGAAACAGCGCTGGAGAAGGCCCTTGACCCGCTGGAGCAGGATTTCGACTACATCGTCGTCGACTGCCCGCCGAGCCTCGGCTACGCCATGGACACCGCGCTGTACTACTGCCGCACCCGCGAGAACGAGGAAGCCAACACATCCGGCATCGTGATCCCGGTGCTGGCCGAGGACTCCTCCGCCGACGCCTACGACATGCTGTACGAGCAGATCCAGGACCTCACCGAGGACTTGAACGTCCTCATCGCCATGCTGGGCTTTGTGGTCAACATGTACGACAGCCGCAAGGGCTACGTCGCCACGTCCTCACTCGATGAATGGAACAACATCGGTGATCCGCCCGTCCTTGCCATCGTCCCCGAACTGAAAGACCAGCGAGAAGCCGTCCGCGTGAAAAAGCCCCTGCTCGTCCATGCGCCCTACGGCGACCAGGCAGGCGTGATGCGGACCGCGGCACGGAGGATCAGCACATGA
- a CDS encoding sigma-70 family RNA polymerase sigma factor yields the protein MAERDRPRSRHAEALAELVAERYDRMVRYAARRLRTRDVPRSSADPEDIVQSALKSVLAHDEPIGNVRAYLYTCMAREIDRAARHHYTGRGYESLDVDVRLEDEPVVCPIADAERRYFIDEALSELPRQQQRAFFLTWELEMTHAQAAEAMGIAAGTIGVHSHRAIKALRVTLAVLGTCLVSWVTCSVVLGKRVVFPGAGAEFTLSASMVVPALSIAVGLISVVVCLVLYLPVRGQLSFRDLVWPVGFPGRRRGSVPEPLSYDEDEAPTDDDLAPDFAEED from the coding sequence GTGGCTGAGCGGGACAGGCCGCGGTCGAGGCACGCCGAGGCCTTGGCGGAGCTGGTGGCGGAGCGGTACGACCGGATGGTCCGCTACGCAGCCCGCCGACTGCGCACCCGCGACGTTCCGCGGTCGTCGGCGGACCCCGAGGACATCGTGCAGAGCGCCCTCAAGTCCGTGCTGGCCCACGACGAGCCGATCGGCAACGTGCGTGCGTACCTCTACACCTGCATGGCCCGAGAGATCGACCGGGCGGCCCGGCACCACTACACGGGCCGGGGGTACGAGTCGCTCGACGTGGACGTTCGGCTGGAGGACGAACCGGTGGTCTGCCCCATTGCCGACGCCGAGAGGCGGTACTTCATAGACGAAGCGCTGTCCGAGCTGCCCCGTCAGCAACAGAGGGCGTTCTTCCTGACCTGGGAGCTGGAGATGACGCACGCGCAGGCGGCCGAGGCGATGGGGATTGCGGCGGGGACGATTGGTGTCCATTCGCACCGGGCGATTAAAGCGTTGCGCGTGACACTCGCCGTCCTGGGGACATGCCTAGTTTCATGGGTGACCTGCAGCGTAGTGCTCGGTAAGCGGGTCGTCTTCCCAGGCGCTGGCGCCGAATTCACACTGAGCGCATCGATGGTGGTACCCGCCCTCAGCATCGCGGTCGGTTTGATCTCCGTCGTCGTGTGCCTAGTGCTGTATCTGCCGGTAAGAGGGCAGCTCTCCTTTCGGGATCTGGTGTGGCCCGTGGGTTTTCCCGGAAGAAGGAGAGGCTCCGTCCCCGAACCTCTCAGCTACGACGAGGACGAGGCGCCGACTGACGATGATCTTGCGCCGGACTTCGCCGAGGAGGACTGA
- a CDS encoding PadR family transcriptional regulator has product MAEPRMTEHTQTVLRALLGQGADGERRSAILNKGLYGLELSKTTDLPNGTLFPLLERLRQAGWVERKWEEDPTAAEREGRPRRRFFRLTDKGAEAAPLALAAATATGLAAGRSAGRPGLAGGAHA; this is encoded by the coding sequence ATGGCCGAACCGAGGATGACCGAGCACACGCAGACCGTGCTGCGCGCACTGCTGGGCCAGGGCGCCGACGGCGAACGCCGCAGCGCGATCCTGAACAAGGGGCTGTACGGACTGGAGCTGTCCAAGACGACCGACCTGCCCAACGGCACTCTCTTCCCTCTGCTCGAACGCCTCCGCCAGGCCGGATGGGTCGAGCGCAAATGGGAGGAAGACCCCACTGCCGCCGAAAGGGAAGGACGTCCCCGCCGCCGCTTCTTCCGCCTCACCGACAAGGGCGCCGAGGCGGCACCGCTCGCGCTCGCCGCGGCCACCGCCACCGGCCTTGCCGCCGGCCGTTCCGCCGGTCGGCCCGGCCTCGCCGGAGGCGCACATGCATGA
- a CDS encoding STAS domain-containing protein, which yields MGSDQTRPNGGRLRVSSASVGDCVTVSVEGAVDHLSSFQLAGALTSALTGDVQWIKVDLQQVEFCDCSGLNVLLGARERALEAGAGFRVTEPVSAVVARLFDMTGTGSLLLGQTAA from the coding sequence ATGGGCAGTGACCAGACACGACCGAACGGCGGGCGCCTGCGTGTGTCCAGCGCGAGCGTCGGCGACTGCGTGACGGTGTCGGTGGAGGGGGCGGTGGACCACCTGTCCTCGTTTCAGCTCGCGGGTGCGTTGACCAGCGCTCTGACCGGCGATGTCCAGTGGATAAAGGTTGATCTTCAGCAGGTGGAGTTCTGCGACTGCTCCGGGCTGAATGTCCTGCTCGGTGCGCGTGAGCGTGCACTTGAGGCAGGGGCTGGGTTCCGGGTGACGGAACCGGTCAGCGCCGTGGTTGCGCGGCTGTTCGACATGACGGGGACGGGGTCATTGCTGCTGGGGCAGACGGCTGCTTGA
- a CDS encoding DUF6233 domain-containing protein has product MREGRVRPVHNPQGRSMLDDLPPDLPRLHTLRTWHAMCVQRIDAKIAALTERQAQQERVQRARREREPEWVVELGIGDGRPPAEVHAGHCYAIGKRRRPVSRDEARRLLAEGLRACSHCTPDTTLDIPLSRRTAPTTAAHPPATHPWRPPPLARAATTHRPPRTGRPACPPLPRPRSANRTPPPSPSPAAT; this is encoded by the coding sequence ATGCGAGAGGGGCGGGTCCGGCCCGTCCACAACCCCCAGGGACGATCCATGCTCGATGACCTGCCCCCTGACCTGCCGAGGCTGCACACGCTGCGGACCTGGCACGCCATGTGTGTGCAGCGCATAGACGCGAAGATCGCCGCCCTGACCGAGCGGCAGGCCCAGCAGGAACGCGTGCAGCGGGCCCGGCGCGAGCGCGAGCCGGAGTGGGTCGTCGAGCTGGGCATCGGCGACGGACGGCCACCGGCCGAAGTCCACGCCGGCCACTGCTACGCGATCGGCAAACGGCGTCGGCCCGTCAGCCGCGACGAAGCCCGCCGGCTCCTCGCCGAGGGACTGCGCGCATGCAGCCACTGCACACCCGACACCACACTCGACATCCCCTTATCCCGCCGCACGGCCCCCACCACCGCGGCGCACCCACCGGCCACTCACCCATGGCGGCCCCCACCCCTCGCGCGCGCGGCGACCACCCACCGCCCACCCCGGACAGGACGCCCCGCATGCCCGCCACTCCCCCGCCCCCGATCAGCGAACCGGACCCCTCCACCTTCACCATCTCCAGCAGCTACATAG